The following are from one region of the Deinococcus aerophilus genome:
- a CDS encoding ABC transporter ATP-binding protein, whose amino-acid sequence MTTVQDRPDHQTAPPSPLAARTSDGLGRSLSLTGVGYRYGGRGQSGAGVGPLNLHIAPGEFVCVVGPSGGGKSTLLSLLAGFLAPQSGQIQLGGEAVRGPHPGLTLVQQEAALFPWLTVTGNVAFGLRGLKRSERAARVSDALRQVGLAGYGPRRVHELSGGQRQRVALARALAVQPGVLLLDEPFSALDHATRTALADELLGLWWQHKLTVVFVTHQLDEALHLGGRILALKNGEVALDAPAKTLSVPRLREVLE is encoded by the coding sequence ATGACCACCGTGCAGGACAGACCCGATCACCAGACCGCTCCCCCATCCCCCCTGGCCGCCCGGACGTCCGACGGCCTGGGCCGCAGCCTGTCGCTGACGGGCGTGGGCTACCGCTACGGCGGGCGGGGACAGTCCGGCGCGGGCGTGGGGCCGCTGAACCTGCACATCGCACCGGGCGAGTTCGTGTGCGTCGTCGGTCCCAGTGGCGGCGGCAAGAGCACGCTGCTGTCGCTGCTCGCCGGCTTTCTTGCCCCGCAAAGTGGGCAGATCCAGCTGGGCGGCGAGGCTGTGCGCGGGCCACATCCGGGCCTGACGCTGGTGCAGCAGGAAGCGGCGCTGTTTCCGTGGCTCACCGTGACCGGCAACGTGGCCTTCGGGCTGCGCGGCCTGAAGCGCTCCGAGCGCGCGGCCCGCGTGTCCGACGCCCTGCGACAGGTCGGGCTGGCCGGATACGGCCCGCGGCGTGTTCACGAACTCAGCGGCGGCCAGCGCCAACGCGTGGCCCTGGCCCGCGCCCTGGCAGTGCAACCGGGCGTGCTGCTGCTCGACGAACCCTTCAGTGCCCTGGATCACGCCACCCGCACCGCCCTGGCCGACGAACTGCTGGGACTGTGGTGGCAGCACAAGCTGACGGTGGTTTTCGTGACCCACCAGCTGGACGAGGCGCTGCATCTGGGCGGACGGATCCTGGCCCTCAAGAACGGCGAGGTCGCGCTGGACGCGCCGGCAAAGACACTCAGCGTGCCGCGGCTGCGCGAGGTGCTGGAGTAG
- a CDS encoding response regulator: MTSPQLPLHNAQATPIEILLVEDSEPDILLTREAFEEAGMLNRLHVVRDGVEALAFLRAREGTLPRPDVILLDINMPRMNGMELLREIKRDPQLMTIPVIMLTTSQADEDILHSYQAFAASYVVKPIEFEHFYHAIQALGRYMLTIVRVPPPARPQASELLE; this comes from the coding sequence ATGACCAGTCCACAGCTCCCCCTCCACAATGCCCAAGCCACCCCCATCGAGATTCTGCTCGTTGAGGACAGCGAGCCCGACATTCTGCTGACCCGTGAGGCCTTTGAGGAAGCGGGCATGCTCAACCGGCTGCATGTGGTCCGTGACGGCGTGGAGGCGCTGGCCTTCCTGCGCGCCCGGGAGGGCACGCTTCCGCGGCCCGACGTGATCTTGCTGGACATCAACATGCCGCGCATGAACGGCATGGAACTGCTGCGCGAGATCAAGCGCGACCCCCAGCTGATGACCATTCCCGTGATCATGCTCACCACCAGCCAGGCCGACGAGGACATCCTGCATTCGTATCAGGCGTTCGCGGCGAGCTATGTGGTCAAGCCCATCGAGTTCGAGCACTTTTACCATGCCATCCAAGCGCTGGGCCGCTACATGCTGACCATCGTGCGGGTACCCCCTCCGGCGCGGCCCCAGGCCTCCGAACTGCTGGAATAG
- a CDS encoding MBL fold metallo-hydrolase: protein MAWTHHRRIGNIEVISLTDGRFRLDGGAMFGSVPKTLWERVAPADELNRIRLRINPLLIRLGGENILIETGFWDRGGEKFEAIYGLDRDETVFRGLEGVGLTPDDIHLVINTHLHFDHAGRNTTALNTPAFPNARYVVQRRELEDARNTHERSRASYVPDTFEPIADAGLFDVIDGEHELRPGLSVLPLPGHNLGQQGVVLRSAGQTLVYAADLIPMLAHAPTPYIMGYDLYPVTTLEMRKKYLPQWFEEGVVLCTPHDPETPFARLQANPKGGFVAVPEVGEAATA from the coding sequence ATGGCCTGGACGCATCACAGACGCATCGGAAACATTGAGGTCATCAGCCTCACAGACGGTCGGTTTCGCCTGGACGGCGGGGCGATGTTCGGCAGCGTGCCCAAGACGCTGTGGGAGCGGGTGGCCCCGGCAGATGAGCTGAACCGCATCCGCCTGCGCATCAACCCGCTGCTGATCCGGCTGGGGGGCGAGAACATCCTGATCGAGACCGGCTTTTGGGACCGGGGCGGCGAGAAGTTCGAGGCGATCTACGGACTGGACCGCGACGAAACGGTGTTCCGGGGGCTGGAGGGCGTGGGACTGACGCCGGATGACATTCATCTGGTCATCAACACCCACCTGCATTTTGACCACGCCGGGCGCAACACCACGGCGCTGAACACCCCGGCCTTTCCCAACGCCCGCTACGTTGTTCAGCGCCGTGAGCTGGAGGACGCCCGGAACACCCATGAGCGCAGCCGTGCGAGCTACGTGCCCGACACCTTCGAGCCGATTGCCGACGCCGGCCTGTTCGACGTGATTGACGGCGAGCATGAACTCAGGCCCGGCCTGAGCGTGCTGCCGTTGCCGGGCCACAACCTGGGCCAGCAGGGCGTGGTCCTGAGAAGTGCCGGGCAGACCCTGGTGTACGCTGCCGATCTGATTCCTATGCTGGCGCATGCGCCCACGCCGTACATCATGGGATACGACCTGTATCCGGTCACGACGCTGGAAATGCGTAAAAAGTACCTGCCGCAGTGGTTTGAGGAAGGGGTGGTTCTGTGCACGCCACATGATCCCGAGACTCCGTTTGCCCGCCTGCAGGCCAATCCGAAAGGCGGCTTCGTGGCGGTGCCGGAGGTGGGCGAAGCGGCCACCGCCTGA
- a CDS encoding YchJ family protein — translation MPLAYPPFKSCPCGSGHSYAHCCGPAHDGTCPPATPEALMRARYAAYALGNAAFVLKTWHPDHRPTTLHLNDHTRYLCLKVHEASGDEVEFSATLKVAGGEKYVLRERSVFAQLDGQWVYVNDVTPPTLDA, via the coding sequence ATGCCCCTGGCATATCCGCCGTTCAAGTCCTGCCCCTGCGGTTCGGGACACAGCTATGCCCACTGCTGTGGACCGGCACACGACGGGACGTGCCCGCCCGCCACGCCCGAGGCGCTGATGCGCGCGCGCTACGCGGCCTATGCCCTGGGCAACGCCGCTTTCGTGCTGAAGACCTGGCACCCCGACCACCGCCCGACAACGCTGCACCTGAATGACCACACGCGCTACCTGTGCCTCAAGGTCCATGAGGCGAGCGGCGACGAGGTGGAATTCAGCGCGACCCTGAAGGTGGCGGGCGGCGAGAAATACGTGCTGCGCGAACGCAGCGTCTTTGCGCAGCTGGACGGTCAGTGGGTCTATGTAAACGACGTGACGCCCCCGACGCTGGACGCCTGA
- a CDS encoding prohibitin family protein yields the protein MTDPNSGNGRGFSPQRPDPVNNPSGPPGRPAPRFSSRLGWIVGGVVVAGLIVAQSITVVPAGFVGVVFSALSGVKPDPLQEGLHFVVPFVDKVTLYDARLQEVTLAHDTNKQDEGSIRARSKEGLDITADVTVQFRIDRSKAAILHKELGRNYLNTVLRPQLRSKVRDSIGQFGAADLISNQRTQLEASITTELEKAFSRNNLILDAILLRELKIPESVAKAIEQKQTAEQQVAVERNRLQQAEISAQRDVVQAEGKAKAAIETAKGEAEALSLRGRALKENPQLIQLTVAERLAPGIQTVMLPSDSNFLLDLKSFGTQTLPKVEQTPAQSGN from the coding sequence ATGACAGACCCCAACAGTGGCAACGGGCGCGGCTTCTCTCCTCAGCGGCCCGATCCGGTCAACAATCCCAGCGGTCCCCCGGGCCGCCCGGCCCCCCGTTTCTCCTCGCGCCTGGGCTGGATCGTCGGCGGTGTGGTGGTCGCCGGCCTGATCGTGGCCCAGAGCATCACGGTGGTCCCGGCGGGCTTCGTCGGGGTGGTGTTCAGCGCCCTGAGTGGCGTCAAGCCCGATCCTCTTCAGGAGGGCCTGCACTTCGTGGTTCCCTTTGTGGATAAGGTCACGCTCTATGACGCCCGGCTGCAGGAAGTCACGCTCGCCCATGACACCAACAAGCAGGACGAGGGATCCATCCGCGCCCGCAGCAAGGAGGGGCTGGACATCACGGCGGACGTGACCGTGCAGTTTCGTATTGACCGCAGCAAGGCGGCCATCTTGCACAAGGAACTGGGGCGCAATTACCTCAACACCGTTCTGCGCCCGCAACTGCGCAGCAAGGTGCGCGACTCCATCGGGCAGTTCGGGGCCGCCGACCTGATCAGCAACCAGCGTACCCAGCTGGAGGCCAGCATCACCACCGAGCTGGAAAAGGCCTTCTCGCGCAACAACCTGATTCTGGACGCCATCCTGCTGCGCGAACTGAAGATTCCAGAAAGTGTGGCCAAGGCCATCGAGCAAAAGCAGACGGCCGAGCAGCAGGTCGCCGTCGAGAGGAACCGGCTGCAACAGGCCGAGATCAGCGCCCAGCGCGACGTGGTTCAGGCCGAGGGCAAGGCCAAGGCCGCCATCGAGACGGCCAAGGGCGAGGCCGAGGCCCTGTCTCTGCGGGGCCGCGCCCTCAAGGAGAATCCGCAGCTGATCCAGCTCACGGTGGCCGAGCGCCTCGCCCCCGGCATCCAGACCGTGATGCTGCCCAGCGACAGCAACTTTCTGCTGGACCTGAAGTCGTTTGGCACCCAGACGCTGCCGAAGGTGGAGCAGACCCCGGCGCAGAGCGGCAACTGA
- a CDS encoding GNAT family N-acetyltransferase — MTSDGGEITVRDNEDAQRYEIRVGAEMAGYAEYRPLSGARMLPHTQIEEQYEGQGLGSRLIRYALDDLRSRGLNAVPTCPFVAAYIREHPRYLDLVPPGQRAALGL; from the coding sequence ATGACCAGCGACGGCGGGGAGATCACCGTGAGGGACAACGAGGACGCGCAGCGCTACGAGATCCGGGTGGGTGCCGAGATGGCCGGCTACGCGGAATACCGGCCTCTTTCCGGGGCCCGGATGCTGCCGCACACCCAGATCGAGGAGCAGTATGAGGGCCAGGGACTGGGCTCGCGGCTGATCCGGTACGCGCTGGACGACCTGCGCTCGCGCGGGCTGAACGCCGTGCCCACCTGTCCCTTCGTGGCCGCCTACATCCGCGAGCACCCCAGGTACCTGGACCTGGTCCCGCCGGGTCAGCGCGCGGCGCTCGGGCTGTAG
- a CDS encoding ABC transporter permease, with the protein MTTLPHKTDLSQPARRPPSRWRVLSWQVLGLALILGAWWLVTDVLKLYPAYVFPGPRSVWTEISYGLWGSGPQDGKLLSAIGGSLRRVLTGYAAAVLLGGVAGLLMGAWLPLRATLGAYLTGLQSVPSIAFVPFAILFFGLNERAVLFVVILEGFIPVALAVSGALLNVPPTLRVAGRTLGARGMGLTLRVLLPAALPNVLTGLRTAWSFAWRALVGGELLIAGARSLGEQLEVGRNTANVGLVLATILIIGVIGGLFDAALRALEGRVRRDYGLEVHP; encoded by the coding sequence ATGACCACCCTGCCCCACAAGACCGACCTTTCCCAGCCGGCCCGCCGACCGCCCTCCCGCTGGAGGGTGCTGTCATGGCAGGTTCTCGGGCTGGCCCTGATCCTGGGCGCGTGGTGGCTGGTCACCGACGTGCTCAAGCTGTATCCGGCCTACGTGTTCCCCGGTCCCCGCTCGGTATGGACCGAGATCAGTTACGGCCTGTGGGGCAGTGGGCCACAGGACGGCAAACTGCTCTCGGCCATCGGCGGCAGCCTGCGCCGGGTCCTTACCGGCTACGCCGCCGCCGTGCTGCTGGGAGGTGTCGCCGGACTGCTGATGGGAGCGTGGCTGCCGCTGCGGGCCACCCTGGGCGCGTACCTGACCGGCCTGCAGAGCGTGCCCAGCATCGCCTTCGTGCCGTTCGCGATCCTGTTTTTCGGCCTGAACGAGCGGGCGGTGCTGTTCGTGGTGATCCTGGAAGGCTTTATCCCGGTGGCCCTGGCGGTGTCGGGCGCCCTGCTGAATGTGCCGCCCACCCTGCGCGTTGCGGGGCGCACGCTGGGAGCGCGGGGCATGGGTCTGACGCTGCGGGTGCTGCTGCCCGCCGCGCTGCCCAACGTCCTGACCGGCCTGCGGACGGCCTGGAGCTTCGCGTGGCGCGCCCTGGTCGGCGGCGAGCTGCTGATCGCGGGGGCCAGGAGCCTGGGCGAGCAACTGGAGGTAGGCCGCAACACCGCCAACGTCGGCCTGGTGCTCGCCACCATCCTGATCATCGGCGTGATCGGCGGCCTGTTCGACGCCGCCCTGCGCGCCTTGGAAGGCCGCGTGCGGCGCGATTACGGTCTGGAGGTCCACCCATGA
- a CDS encoding TrmH family RNA methyltransferase, with protein MTRAPIITSLQNPQIKRLVRLKTRRARDEEGVILIEGARELFRAIGGGLVPAEVYHCPELYSPEAHEVADTLSAPLTELSRPAFEKVSGRENPDGLLAVVSAPRVRLPEPGPEAVVVVLHGLEKPGNVGAILRTADASGAAGVLVLGRGADPYGPNVIRASQGSVFALPVAVMTEEEAQTWLSAHGFTTVACTPDAPRVYWDAPLRGRVALLLGTEHEGLPAAWRQSDHSVRIPMHAGGADSLNVATAAALMLYECQRQRRSSAS; from the coding sequence ATGACCCGCGCTCCCATCATCACCTCGCTGCAAAATCCCCAGATCAAACGGCTGGTCCGCCTCAAGACCCGCCGCGCCCGCGACGAGGAGGGGGTGATCCTGATCGAGGGGGCGCGTGAACTGTTCCGGGCGATCGGCGGTGGACTCGTGCCGGCCGAGGTGTACCACTGCCCGGAGCTGTACAGTCCCGAGGCCCATGAGGTCGCCGACACACTGAGCGCCCCGCTGACCGAACTGTCGCGCCCGGCCTTCGAGAAGGTCAGCGGCCGCGAGAACCCCGACGGTCTGCTGGCGGTGGTCTCCGCCCCACGGGTCAGGCTGCCCGAACCCGGGCCGGAAGCGGTGGTGGTCGTGCTGCACGGACTGGAAAAACCCGGCAACGTGGGCGCAATTCTGAGGACGGCGGACGCTTCGGGTGCGGCGGGCGTTCTCGTGCTGGGGCGGGGGGCAGACCCCTACGGCCCCAACGTGATCCGGGCCAGCCAGGGCAGCGTGTTTGCCTTGCCCGTGGCCGTGATGACCGAGGAGGAGGCGCAGACCTGGCTCTCGGCACACGGCTTCACCACCGTGGCGTGTACGCCGGACGCGCCGCGCGTGTACTGGGACGCGCCGCTGCGTGGGCGGGTGGCCCTGTTGCTCGGCACCGAACACGAGGGACTGCCGGCCGCGTGGCGGCAGAGCGACCACAGCGTACGAATCCCCATGCATGCGGGCGGAGCCGACAGCCTGAACGTGGCCACCGCCGCCGCCCTGATGCTGTACGAGTGCCAGCGCCAGCGCCGCTCCAGCGCTTCTTAG
- a CDS encoding MATE family efflux transporter, producing the protein MSAVPSLVPSTETIKSPMREIASIAVPVSLEMVIQLLLTFINQIIVGTLGAVAVAAVGLSGSLSFLFFITLGALGSGTSILIARRAGANDQTGVNHTLSVTLVLSTVLGAALTLPIILGAERLLGLAGGAPEVTRTATPYMQVAMLALLPGMLGWIFSGALRSLGHARTPLVITSMTVVVESLVAYGLVFGVGPLPQLGVVGAAWALVIANVLKAGLLAYQVFGPRRLAALRFPARTALRSIAAPLLALSAPLAFTEFAWSLGNFLYAAVYARVGTVALAASQIVGTLEGIFIVGSFGLMSAATVFIGRALGAGDAAGAQLWLARITRAGLITGLGFGALFALSALIVPGLFPKVGADVHHIALFGILINASTQVFKVRNMIVGGGVLPSAGDGRGIIIGDVVGAFVVGLPLAITLGLYTPLGIWGVFVARGLEEIVKVGIFEWRRRRVNWERLAEQQRGQEVVAAH; encoded by the coding sequence ATGTCTGCCGTGCCCAGTCTTGTTCCCTCCACTGAAACGATCAAGTCACCCATGCGTGAGATCGCCTCCATCGCCGTTCCGGTCAGCCTGGAGATGGTGATTCAGCTGCTGCTGACCTTCATCAACCAGATCATCGTGGGCACGCTGGGGGCGGTGGCGGTGGCCGCCGTGGGCCTGAGCGGCAGCCTGAGCTTTCTGTTCTTCATCACCCTGGGCGCGCTGGGTTCGGGCACCAGCATCCTGATCGCGCGGCGCGCCGGGGCCAATGACCAGACGGGTGTGAACCATACCCTCAGCGTGACGCTGGTGCTCAGCACGGTGCTGGGGGCCGCGCTGACACTGCCCATCATCTTGGGGGCCGAACGGTTGCTGGGGCTGGCGGGCGGCGCGCCGGAAGTGACGCGCACGGCGACTCCGTACATGCAGGTGGCCATGCTCGCCCTGCTTCCCGGCATGCTGGGCTGGATCTTCAGCGGGGCGCTGCGCTCGCTGGGGCACGCCCGCACGCCGCTGGTCATCACCAGCATGACCGTGGTGGTGGAGAGTCTGGTGGCCTACGGTCTGGTTTTCGGGGTCGGGCCGTTGCCGCAGCTGGGGGTGGTGGGCGCAGCGTGGGCGCTGGTCATTGCCAACGTGCTCAAGGCCGGGCTGCTCGCGTATCAGGTCTTTGGACCCCGCCGTCTGGCCGCGCTGCGTTTTCCGGCCCGCACCGCCCTGCGCTCCATCGCCGCGCCGCTGCTCGCCCTCAGCGCGCCGCTGGCCTTCACCGAGTTCGCGTGGAGCCTGGGCAACTTCCTGTACGCTGCCGTCTACGCCCGTGTGGGCACGGTGGCGCTGGCGGCCAGCCAGATCGTGGGTACGCTGGAGGGCATTTTCATTGTGGGATCGTTTGGCCTGATGAGCGCGGCCACCGTGTTCATCGGGCGGGCGCTGGGTGCCGGCGACGCTGCCGGAGCGCAGCTGTGGCTGGCCCGCATCACCCGCGCGGGGCTGATCACAGGTCTGGGCTTCGGTGCCCTGTTTGCCCTGAGCGCCCTGATTGTGCCCGGCCTGTTTCCCAAAGTCGGGGCGGATGTGCATCACATCGCGCTGTTCGGCATTCTGATCAACGCGAGTACCCAGGTTTTCAAAGTCCGCAACATGATCGTGGGGGGCGGCGTGCTGCCCAGCGCGGGCGACGGCCGGGGCATCATCATCGGGGACGTGGTGGGCGCGTTTGTGGTGGGGCTGCCGCTGGCGATCACGCTCGGGCTGTACACCCCGCTGGGTATATGGGGCGTTTTTGTGGCCCGCGGCCTGGAGGAAATCGTGAAGGTCGGCATCTTCGAGTGGCGGCGCCGGCGCGTGAACTGGGAGCGGCTGGCCGAGCAGCAGCGGGGACAAGAAGTGGTGGCTGCGCACTGA
- a CDS encoding ABC transporter substrate-binding protein → MTPDDRTRLKRRFRTRAALAVLAALLPTTHAQTVTTVRLGYFPNLTHAPALVGLERGTFQKALGTVRLDARSFVSGTTLTEAFAAGQIDLAYIGPGPAISALGRGMPVGLLSGAAEAGAVLVARQDSAIRSYRDLGGKNVAVPSLGNTQDISLRHLLRENGLQIRSDGGTVTVSPLPPADVVAAFAGRRVDAALVPEPWGAALEAQGHRVIGSEKTVWRGGNYPTAVVIVNTRFAQANPALVTAFLKAHTEAVAFLNRSPVAARNAVNAQLQKLTGQKLDLRVLQRAFARTHFTASLDLEALREYAALNVEAGYARSVPELKLLVVK, encoded by the coding sequence ATGACCCCAGACGACCGCACCCGTTTGAAGCGACGTTTCCGGACCCGCGCCGCACTGGCAGTCCTTGCGGCGCTGCTGCCTACCACCCACGCCCAGACCGTCACCACCGTTCGGCTGGGCTACTTTCCCAACCTGACCCACGCCCCCGCACTGGTGGGTCTGGAACGCGGCACCTTCCAGAAGGCCCTGGGAACCGTCAGGCTTGATGCCCGCTCCTTCGTCTCCGGCACCACCCTGACCGAGGCGTTTGCGGCGGGGCAGATCGACCTCGCGTACATCGGTCCGGGACCGGCCATCAGCGCGTTGGGCCGGGGGATGCCGGTGGGGCTGCTTTCGGGCGCCGCCGAGGCCGGAGCGGTGCTGGTCGCCCGGCAGGACAGCGCCATCCGGTCCTACCGGGATCTGGGGGGCAAAAATGTGGCGGTGCCCAGCCTGGGCAACACCCAGGACATCAGCCTGCGTCACCTGCTCAGGGAAAACGGCCTGCAGATCCGCAGCGACGGGGGCACGGTCACGGTCTCCCCACTTCCCCCCGCCGACGTGGTGGCCGCCTTCGCGGGGCGGCGGGTGGACGCCGCGCTGGTACCGGAACCGTGGGGCGCGGCGCTCGAGGCGCAGGGCCACCGGGTGATCGGTTCGGAAAAGACGGTGTGGCGGGGCGGCAATTACCCCACCGCCGTGGTGATCGTGAACACCCGCTTCGCCCAGGCCAATCCGGCGCTGGTTACCGCCTTTCTCAAGGCCCACACCGAGGCCGTGGCCTTCCTGAACCGCTCACCGGTCGCGGCCCGGAACGCGGTCAATGCACAGCTGCAGAAACTCACCGGCCAGAAGCTCGATCTGCGCGTGCTGCAACGGGCCTTCGCCCGCACCCACTTCACGGCCTCACTCGACCTGGAAGCCCTCCGGGAGTACGCGGCGCTCAACGTGGAAGCCGGCTATGCCCGCAGCGTGCCGGAGCTGAAGCTGCTGGTGGTCAAGTGA